A genomic segment from Colletotrichum higginsianum IMI 349063 chromosome 5, whole genome shotgun sequence encodes:
- a CDS encoding Secreted protein NIS1 has protein sequence MQFRASIAAAAGLFALANARIYGIAFPETVKAGDEVEAVITTENYIQAVQDIAIAFGIATEASAYPETLGNALGSFYLGPEESNTLENITETVTIPAGLAPGQYVVAAGLYSLYGASSSPTLSHYNVTVTVGNVTSETYVGSQR, from the exons ATGCAGTTCCGCGCTTCcatcgctgccgccgccggcctgttCGCCCTGGCCAACGCCCGCATCTACGGCATCGCCTTCCCAGAGaccgtcaaggccggcgacgaggtcgaggccgtcatcacGACGGAGAACTACATCCAGGCCGTCCAggacatcgccatcgccttcgGCATCGCCACCGAGGCCTCCGCCTACCCCGAGACCCTCGGCAACGCCCTGGGCTCGTTCTACTTGGGACCTG AGGAGTCCAACACGCTCGAGAACATCACCGAGACCGTGACCATCCCCGCCGGCCTTGCTCCCGGCCAgtacgtcgtcgccgccgggctgTACAGCCTGTACGgcgcctcttcctctcccacgTTGAGCCACTACaacgtcaccgtcaccgttgGCAACGTGACCAGTGAGACATACGTGGGCAGCCAGCGATAA
- a CDS encoding Fungal specific transcription factor domain-containing protein codes for MRLHRATPQEVRKYWDEDYVRALEAQVQSLLLALEKQGAESEPSPAALSLSDRASRSVEPDAGLGEDVAGGDAVDEEDEEEEAEEENFVSGNHTNTTATTAANNVFSLGDGRVATGKGPGAMTATTTTTTTTQERSQAAMEELCVMLWRTNVGDGVTIIDDPKTGSRYSVDPVLQQPAPAPAPAPSQPPPAHHRAAVVTPPEQILAYCRQQGLVHEMADLFLANINREHQFTPYTTTADFLPGYPYQAPDEAFLHSAIIATGTAFSSRPDARVVGDAFAEFAEGLVLTCCRQNPTVRVIQGLSMMSWRSLALGRDHFGWMFISMAAGMCVHLRLHVLALDECTARQLEATEQEVRTFWMFYIIDRTAISILGRNCALPWRRVNVPSFDTTFESSTADLAQVSFAWQCRLWYLQDQYMDQVFSTTFESLPIPQQVRVLVASQDALSTFFRSRDDRLHLSGDSTPKPVLQFHLAYQMTILITMPPFLRIFAAISQTPPAGGSSSGSSSNSNINGNINNGNTNNDTNSIIIITLKTPSSCSSSSAPSPPPPPRPPASRAPTAAPTASTRRRTRAAIVHLMNATSWTPALRHQSTYWLRQCLELLRELQTPWPVRAIKSIKIIRVLAQRWGVVRALPLEFSYQVEPPPAPPAPAAAAAAAMAPEAQDDYGVEAMRRSGAAAAAGGVLGLDQGAVDQVQLEYEWDGYAAGGNAVDAPAMDLGALGVESFAAMGGLDMSALGGERANAVGGAIDFLQAFQGLTDCDNFNWLSTNNSNNGL; via the exons ATGCGTCTACACCGAGCAACGCCCCAGGAAGT gCGGAAGTACTGGGACGAAGACTACGTCAGGGCCCTCGAGGCACAGGTCCAGTCTCTGCTCTTGGCCCTGGAAAAGCAAGGTGCCGAGAGcgagccgtcgccggcggcgctgtCTCTGAGTGACCGAGCGTCTCGGTCAGTAGAGCCCGATGCCGGTCTCGGGGAAGATGTCGCCGGAGGTGATGCCgtagatgaagaagatgaagaagaagaagcagaagaagagaacTTTGTCAGCGGCAACCACACCAACACCACTGcgaccaccgccgccaacaacgTCTTCTCCCTCGGAGACGGCCGTGTCGCCACCGGCAAGGGCCCCggggcgatgacggcgacgacgacgacgacgacgacgacacagGAGAGATCCCAAGCGGCCATGGAGGAGCTGTGCGTGATGCTCTGGCGGAccaacgtcggcgacggcgtgaccatcatcgacgacccGAAGACGGGGTCCCGCTACTCGGTCGACCCGGTCCTCCAacagccggcgccggcgccggcgccggcgccgtcgcagCCGCCCCCGGCGCACCAccgggcggcggtggtcaCGCCGCCGGAGCAGATCCTCGCGTACTGCCGCCAGCAGGGCCTCGTGCACGAGATGGCGGACCTGTTCCTGGCCAACATCAACCGCGAGCACCAGTTCACGCCGTACACCACGACGGCCGACTTCCTGCCCGGGTACCCCTACCAGGCGCCGGACGAGGCCTTCTTGCAcagcgccatcatcgccacgggcacggccttctcgtcccGGCCCGACGCCcgggtcgtcggcgacgccttcgccgagttcgccgagggcctcgtgCTGACGTGCTGCCGGCAGAACCCGACGGTCCGGGTCATCCAGGGCCTCTCGATGATGTCGTGGCGCTCGCTCGCGCTGGGCCGCGACCACTTTGGCTGGATGTTCATCTCCATGGCCGCCGGCATGTGCGTCCACCTGCGGCTGCACGTGCTGGCCCTCGACGAGTGCACGGCGCGGCAGCTCGAGGCCACGGAGCAGGAGGTCCGCACGTTCTGGATGTTCTACATCATCGACCGCACCGCCATCTCCATCCTCGGCCGCAACTGCGCGCTGCCCTGGCGCCGCGTCAACGTGCCCAGCTTCGACACCACCTTCGAGAGCTCGACGGCCGACCTGGCCCAGGTCTCGTTCGCCTGGCAGTGTAGGCTGTGGTATCTCCAGGACCAGTACATGGACCAGGT cttctcgacgaccttTGAATCCCTACCGATCCCGCAGCAGGTCCGGGTGCTCGTCGCGAGCCAGGACGCCCTCAGCACCTTCTTCCGCTCCCGCGACGACCGCCTCCATCTCTCGGGCGACTCGACGCCCAAGCCCGTCCTGCAGTTCCACCTCGCGTACCAGATGACGATCCTCATCACGATGCCGCCCTTCCTGCGCATCTTTGCCGCCATCTCCCAGACACCGCCGGCggggggcagcagcagcggcagtaGTAGTAACAGTAACATCAACGGTAACATCAACAACGGTAACACCAACAACGACACCaacagcatcatcatcatcaccctCAAAACTCCGAGTTCAtgctcctcgtcctccgctccctcaccgccgccgccaccgcgacCTCCCGCCTCGCGCGCACCTACCGCCGCGCCCACGGCTTCGACACGCCGCCGAACCCG cgccgccatcgtccaCCTCATGAACGCCACGAGCTGGACGCCCGCCCTGCGCCACCAGAGCACCTACTGGCTCCGCCAGTgcctcgagctcctgcgCGAGCTGCAGACGCCCTGGCCCGTCCGCGCCATCAAGAGCATCAAGATCATCCGCGTGCTGGCCCAGCGCTGGGGCGTCGTGAGGGCGCTGCCGCTGGAGTTCAGCTACCAGGTCGAACCACCACCGGCGCCAccggcaccagcagcagcagcagcagcagcgatgGCGCCGGAGGCCCAGGACGACTACGGCGTGGAGGCCATGAGACGGAGTggagcagcggcggcggcgggaggggtCCTCGGGCTGGATCAGGGGGCTGTTGACCAGGTCCAGCTCGAGTACGAATGGGACGGGTACGCGGCCGGGGGGAACGCGGTAGACGCGCCGGCCATGGACCTCGGcgcgctgggcgtcgagtcCTTTGCGGCGATGGGGGGCCTCGACATGTCCGCCTTGGGCGGAGAACGTgccaacgccgtcggcggcgccatcgactTCCTCCAGGCGTTCCAGGGTCTGACGGACTGCGACAACTTCAACTGGCTATcaaccaacaacagcaacaacggGCTGTGA
- a CDS encoding Aureochrome1, giving the protein MAAVYDADDDAAAFTSSGNGDVSKAILPTGSMDDDELLSRVLPRVDTAAIQAARMAIAQESESESDNNSDVEYARPHTRQSLSESSLLMGQGGASDRFDGFLDTALERHGRHERPERAPPRSARESVELSRPSRSLSRVDMVPQDYSHSPRPYTTSRNDDREGVAVPARRSSRPDPAIDSPDRATARRRGSSRRDYNTPQRPPRADEIEAARRLLAQVSEAEEHSYRDDDKGAEDYPPRVPRSATPPPIGGRRRRLILVDSEEDEDDRDAHGDNDDDDHDNGGVTDQEYHGYLHEPSRSSSRRRRRENRDIAATPVTVIHNPIQEDTSEPHHRYTRDRPVTPRTSSRQSSQPPARSRAADALASHKRGLRTPVLDHNRLYHDAEPPPISQRRRPRNNSNGSTSNKPRARRTTTATAAAAAAAVAPATIATTAYYRERPGMEEEVVHDYSVKNGLGGGPPAMLTPDYRPATADGRKTAMSDDSFSISRQSTSKQSVTSNGSSSRGVDFFGPGIFQVVLHNPTTVHQLLKFAEARFCSESVEFLKKVEQYQTVLNDLAGIMTSIHKDFLAEDSTKQINVNGELRKSVHAEMKSLVTKTLPSMETLFS; this is encoded by the exons ATGGCGGCCGTCTatgacgccgatgacgacgccgcaGCCTTCACCTCGTCCGGAAACGGCGATGTTTCGAAGGCTATTCTCCCCACAGGgtccatggacgacgacgagctgctcTCGAGGGTCTTGCCGCGGGTAGACACGGCGGCCATTCAAGCGGCGCGTATGGCCATTGCACAggagtccgagtccgagtccgacAACAATAGCGATGTAGAATACGCTCGACCTCACACCCGCCAGTCTCTCTCCGAATCCAGCCTGTTGATGGGCCAGGGCGGCGCCAGTGACCGCTTCGATGGTTTCCTTGATACGGCCTTAGAGAGGCATGGAAGGCATGAAAGGCCTGAAAGGGCACCCCCCCGTTCCGCACGAGAGAGCGTCGAGCTTAGCCGCCCTTCCCGCTCGTTGTCTCGGGTCGACATGGTCCCCCAGGACTACTCCCATTCCCCTCGCCCTTACACCACCAGCAGGAATGACGACAGGGAGGGCGTGGCCGTTCCCGCTCGCCGTTCCTCCCGTCCCGATCCAGCCATCGACAGCCCCGATCGAGCAACAGccaggagaagaggaagctcACGCCGCGACTATAACACGCCACAACGCCCGCCGCgcgccgacgagatcgaggccgccagACGGTTGCTGGCGCAGGTTTCCGAGGCCGAAGAACACTCGTACAGAGACGACGACAAAGGGGCAGAAGATTATCCCCCGAGGGTGCCTCGCTCCGCAACACCTCCGCCCATaggaggccgacgccggAGGCTCATCCTTGTCGAttcggaggaggacgaggacgaccgGGACGCCCACGgtgacaacgacgacgacgaccacgacaacggcggcgtcaCCGACCAGGAATACCACGGATATCTCCACGAGCCCagtcgcagcagcagcaggaggaggaggagggagaacAGAGACATAGCAGCGACGCCCGTCACCGTCATCCACAACCCAATCCAAGAAGACACGTCCGAACCGCATCATCGGTACACGCGCGACCGTCCCGTcacgccgaggacgtcgtccaGGCAGTCGTCGCAACCGCCGGCGCGATCGCGCGcggccgacgccctcgcctcgcACAAGAGGGGGCTCCGGACGCCGGTTCTGGATCACAACCGCCTGTATCACGATGctgagccgccgccgatcagccaacgacgacgaccacgcaacaacagcaacggcAGCACGAGCAACAAACCACGCGCCCGCAGgacgacaacagcaacagcagcagcagcggcagcagcagtggcacCGGCAACAATAGCAACAACAGCGTATTACAGAGAGCGCCCAGgcatggaggaggaggtggtcCACGACTACAGCGTGAAGAATGGGCTGGGCGGcgggccgccggcgatgctGACGCCGGACTacaggccggcgacggccgacgggaggaagacggcgatgagcGACGACTCCTTTTCCATCTCGAGGCAGTCGACATCGAAGCAGAGCGTCACGAGCAACGGGTCGTCGAgccgcggcgtcgacttCTTCGGGCCGGGCATCTTTCAGGTCGTCCTGCACAACCCGACGACGGTGCACCAGCTGCTCAagttcgccgaggcccgctTCTGCAGCGAGAGCGTCGAGTTTCTGAAGAAG GTCGAACAGTATCAGACCGTCCTGaacgacctcgccggcatcaTGACGAGCATCCACAAggacttcctcgccgaggactCGACCAAGCAGAtcaacgtcaacggcgaGCTGCGCAAGTCGGTCCACGCCGAGATGAAGTCCCTCGTCACCAAGACGCTCCCGTCCATGGAGACGCTCTTCTCGTAG
- a CDS encoding Duf1264 domain protein, translating into MADNSESVSGEPISTKNQVLLAGASAIQDFAPLRNVCAHLNAFHAYASDPTRAVEANHYCGHLNEDVRQCILYDSPEPGARIIGIEYMITPELYETLEPEERKLWHSHVYEVQSGMLVMPQGALPDAVWEAAENREMEQVFRLYGKAFHLWQVDRGDRLPLGEPQLMTSFTQPGQLDFEERVGDRDRRFKTDYKRKKEARKHIETPSVHPDADQAWKGQQQQQQQQQ; encoded by the exons ATGGCAGACAACTCAGAGTCCGTATCCGGGGAGCCGATTAGCACAAAGAACCAGGTGCTCCTGGCCGGCGCGTCAGCGATCCAG GACTTTGCGCCCCTCAGAAACGTGTGCGCTCACCTCAACGCGTTCCACGCCTACGCGTCGGACCCGacccgcgccgtcgaggcgaACCACTACTGCGGCCACCTGAACGAGGACGTGCGGCAGTGCATCCTCTACGACAGCCCCGAGCCCGGCGCGcgcatcatcggcatcgagTACATGATCACGCCCGAGCTGTACGAGACGCTGGAGCCGGAGGAGCGGAAGCTGTGGCACAGCCACGTCTACGAGGTCCAGTCGGGCATGCTCGTCATGCCGCAGGGGGCGCTGCCGGACGCCGtctgggaggcggcggagaacCGGGAGATGGAGCAGGTCTTCCGCCTGTACGGCAAGGCCTTCCACCTCTGGCAGGTCGACCGGGGCGACCGGCTGCCGCTGGGCGAGCCGCAGCTCATGACCAGCTTCACGCAGCCGGGCCAGCTCGACTTTGAGGAGCGCGTCGGCGACAGGGACCGCCGGTTCAAGACGGACTacaagaggaagaaggaggcgcGGAAGCACATTGAGACGCCCTCGGTTCATCCCGACGCCGACCAGGCATGGaaggggcagcagcagcagcagcagcagcagcagtag
- a CDS encoding Aureochrome1 has translation MALSATRALSSNRHTYQGLGDCFCLTNPGLADNPIVFASDGFVKVTGYTRSEIIPRNCRFLQGQHTDRVPVRRLKTAISERKESVELILNYKKNGDPFWNLLYVAPLYNEAGKLAFFIGGQVNCSTTIHSNADVMRVLSVSNNDDVQDKAKDNKVKAPLPLHRASSAPSARKAFLKALGVKVDDAHALTTSSVIDPGMESKLLHQLEGRDLNTQMKEFYTAYSKYLVVSYDAFIIRFYSEGVLDMLHPANNTVGLVAGQDVFRFLKQNMVNHQSDYKTRVRNALRAGGPVSVDVRLQTRRSALFRGDERFVTHWTPLKDEKSAVRWVVVIMSPAIS, from the exons ATGGCCCTGAGCGCGACCAGGGCCTTGTCGTCCAACCGCCACACCTACCAGGGGCTCGGCGACTGCTTCTGCCTGACGAATCCTGG TCTGGCCGACAACCCGATTGTATTCGCCTCGGACGGCTTCGTCAAGGTCACCGGCTACACGCGCTCCGAGATCATCCCGCGAAACTGCAGATTCCTCCAGGGGCAACACACCGACCGGGTCCCCGTCCGCAGGCTCAAGACGGCCATCAGCGAGCGCAAGGAATCGGTCGAGTTGATTCTGAACTACAAGAAGAACGGCGACCCGTTCTGGAACCTGCTTTACGTTG CCCCTTTGTACAACGAAGCGGGGAAGCTGGCCttcttcatcggcggccaGGTCAACTGCTCCACGACCATCCACAGCAACGCCGATGTCATGAGGGTCCTGTCCGTGTCCAACAACGACGATGTCCAGGACAAAGCCAAGGACAACAAAGTCAaggcgccgctgccgctccACCgagcctcgtcggcgccgtcggcgcgcAAGGCCTTCCTGAAAGCCCTCGgggtcaaggtcgacgacgcccacgCACTCACCACGTCGTCGGTCATCGACCCGGGCATGGAGAGCAAGCTGCTCCACCAGCTCGAGGGGAGAGACCTGAATACGCAGATGAAGGAGTTTTATACTGCGTACTCCAAG TACCTCGTCGTCAGCTACGACGCCTTCATCATCCGCTTCTACTCCGAGGGCGTCCTGGACATGCTCCACCCGGCCAACAACACCGTCGGCCTCGTGGCCGGGCAGGACGTCTTCCGCTTCCTCAAGCAGAACATGGTGAACCACCAGTCCGACTACAAGACGCGCGTGCGCAACGCCctccgcgccggcggccccgTCAGCGTCGACGTGCGCCTGCAGACCCGCCGCAGCGCCCTGTtccgcggcgacgagcgcTTCGTGACGCACTGGACGCCCCTGAAGGACGAGAAGTCGGCGGTGCGCTgggtcgtcgtcatcatgtCGCCCGCCATCTCGTGA
- a CDS encoding Ricin b lectin yields MTQVSSCLTLLLAVLPALGAGAATNVTCAKCDDVAHGFASLNGGTTGGKGGRIVTATSHAELVEYANATEPLIIRVEGELTSEPRGYEIPIRSNKTIVGVGAGAKILGGGFGITNQSNIILRNLQVSDTYIPEDYNGKSEDWDGIQVDKGTNLWIDHVTFARMADGLMDLRRDTDYVTVSNCLFSSHNKAFGIGWTPNVISKMTINDNFFNSTNQRNPSADNLLMCHMYNNYFLNVTSYGNYARGHTALLVETSYFERVNDPVVAGPNATIRSNWLKFKDCTGETHLDVNGGAVFNATDYYSYSLKDPYDLPTTIPPFVGPRPDIGI; encoded by the exons ATGACTCAGGTCAGCTCCTGTCTCACTCTGCTGCTCGCGGTCCTCCCGGCTCTCGGGGCCGGTGCGGCAACCAACGTCACATGCGCCAAGTGCGACGACGTAGCCCACGGCTTCGCCTCGCTCAACGGCGGCACgaccggcggcaagggcggccgGATCGTCACGGCGACCTCACACGCGGAACTGGTGGAGTACGCCAACGCGACGGAGCCGCTGATCATccgcgtcgagggcgagctcACCTCGGAGCCGAGGGGGTACGAGATCCCCATCAGGAGCAACAAGACCATCGTCggggtcggcgccggcgccaagatcctcggcggcgggttcGGCATCACCAACCAGAGCAACATCATCCTCAGGAACCTGCAGGTCAGCGACACGTACATCCCCGAGGACTACAACGGCAAGTCGGAAGATTGGGATGGCATACAGGTCGATAAAGGGACCAACCTCTGGATCGACCATGTCACC TTCGCCCGCATGGCCGACGGCCTCATGGACCTCCGCAGAGACACGGACTACGTCACGGTGTCCAACTGCCTCTTCTCGTCGCACAACAAGGCGTTCGGGATCGGCTGGACGCCCAACGTCATCTCCAAGATGACCATCAACGACAACTTCTTCAACTCGACGAACCAGCGGAACCCGTCGGCGGACAACCTGCTCATGTGCCACATGTACAACAACTACTTCCTCAACGTCACGTCGTACGGCAACTACGCGCGCGGCCACACGGCGCTGCTGGTCGAGACGAGCTACTTCGAGCGGGTCAACGACCCCGTCGTCGCGGGCCCGAACGCGACGATCCGCAGCAACTGGCTCAAGTTCAAGGACTGCACCGGCGAGACGCACCTGGACGTCAACGGGGGCGCCGTGTTCAACGCGACGGACTACTATTCGTATTCGCTCAAGGACCCGTACGACTTGCCGACCACGATTCCCCCGTTTGTAGGGCCTCGGCCGGATATTGGCATCTGA
- a CDS encoding Pyrimidine 5'-nucleotidase produces MTAMENGLPQGATAGKPVLFFDIDNCLYSRSHKIHDLMAKLIDQYFVTHLSLPEDEAARLTREYYKSYGLAIEGLVRHHRIDPLDYNAKVDDALPLEGILRPDPELRRLLEDLDRSKVRVRLFTNAYVNHGRRVVRLLGVDDLFEGLTYCDYAQYPFVCKPAPEMFRKAMDEAGVERAEDCFFVDDSYDNCKSAAELGWTAAHLVEDGLPVPESKASQFQIRHLRELRDVYPQFFKSTNAEA; encoded by the exons ATGACCGCCATGGAGAACGGATTACCCCAGGGCGCCACAGCCGGCAAACCTGTTCTCTTCTT CGATATTGACAATTGCCTCTACTCAAGGA GCCACAAGATCCACGATCTCATGGCCAAGCTCATCGACCAGTACTTCGTGACGCACCTCTCGctgcccgaggacgaggcggcgaggctgACGAGGGAGTACTACAAGAGCTACGGGCTCGCCATCGAGGGGctcgtccgccaccaccgcATCGACCCGCTCGACTACAACGCAAAGGTGGACGACGCCCTGCCGCTGGAGGGGATCCTGCGGCCCGACCCCGAGCTGCGCCGGCTGCTGGAGGACCTCGACCGGAGCAAGGTGCGGGTCCGGCTGTTCACCAACGCCTACGTCaaccacggccgccgcgtcgtgcggctgctgggcgtcgacgacctgtTCGAGGGCCTCACGTACTGCGACTACGCGCAGTACCCGTTCGTGTGCAAGCCGGCGCCCGAGATGTTCCGCAAGGCcatggacgaggcgggcgtcGAGAGGGCCGAGGACTGTTTCTTTGTCG ACGACTCGTACGACAACTGCAAGAGCGCCGCGGAACTGggctggacggcggcgcacCTGGTGGAGGACGGGCTGCCTGTGCCCGAGAGCAAGGCATCGCAGTTCCAGATCCGCCACCTGCGGGAGCTGCGCGACGTGTATCCGCAGTTTTTCAAATCGACCAACGCCGAGGCTTGA
- a CDS encoding Aliphatic nitrilase, which produces MSPRSVKVAVTQAEPAWIDLPAAVEKTCALIAEAASNGAQLIAFPECWIPGYPLWIWSRLIDFDLNVRYMQNSLRLDSPEMAAIRACARANNVAVSLGFSENDNNSLFIAQALIGQDGELKVHRRKMKPTHMERTVFGDASGHCLKSVGDLSFARVGSLACWEHIQPLLKYNTIAQREDIHVAAWPSVTPHSGDGPDMWSMSAEGCQTLSRTYAIEASAFVLHSTALISQRGVDTHNSSGGAIMCAPGGGTSAVFGPDGRRLTEPVDETTEAIIYADLDMDAIHRAKMFADCTGHYSRPDLLRLVADREIKVPVGPEGEVAKESRDREEEVVLGL; this is translated from the exons ATGTCACCCCGGAGCGTCAAGGTGGCCGTCACCCAGGCGGAGCCCGCGTGGATCGACCtgccggccgccgtcgagaagacgtgcgccctcatcgccgaggcggcgtcCAACGGCGCGCAGCTGATCGCGTTCCCCGAGTGCTGGATCCCCGGATACCCGCTGTGGATCTGGAGCCGGCTCATCGACTTCGACCTCAACGTCCGCTACATGCAGAACTCGCTGCGGCTCGACTcgcccgagatggcggccATCCGGGCGTGCGCGAGGGCCAACAACGTGGCCGTCTCGCTCGGCTTCTCCGAGAACGACAACAACTCGCTCTTCATCGCGCAGGCGCTCATCGGGCAGGACGGGGAGCTCAAGGTGCACCGCCGCAAGATGAAGCCGACGCACATGGAGCGCACCGTCTTCGGCGACGCGTCGGGCCACTGCCTGAAGAGCGTGGGCGACCTGTCCTTCGCCCGCGTCGGCTCCCTGGCGTGCTGGGAGCACATTCAGCCGCTGCTCAAGTACAACACCATCGCGCAGAGGGAGGACATCCACGTGGCGGCGTGGCCGAGCGTCACGCCGCATTCCGGCGACGGTCCGGATATGTGGTCGATGAGCGCGGAAG GCTGCCAAACGCTCTCTCGGACGTACGCCATCGAGGCCAGCGCCTTCGTCCTCCACAGCACGGCCTTGATATCCCAACGGGGCGTCGACACGCACAACAgctccggcggcgccatcatgtgcgcccccggcggcggcacctcggccgtcttcggccCGGACGGCCGGCGGCTGACGGAGCCCGTGGACGAGACgaccgaggccatcatctacgccgacctcgacatgGACGCCATCCACCGGGCCAAAATGTTTGCCGACTGCACGGGTCACTACAGCAGGCCGGACCTGCTGcggctcgtcgccgacagGGAGATCAAGGTGCCGGTGGGGCCGGAGGGGGAGGTTGCAAAGGAGTCGAGGGAtagggaggaggaggtggttCTGGGGCTTTGA
- a CDS encoding SRPK2 bound unphosphorylated, which produces MISRALQETTRLPRHILPRVHVSPARFSFPQRIRSRLFQCHHYSAMPEPAPPVEYGYVDGVEHLGDYRPGGYHPIHIDDRLNERYRVVHKLGHGTFSTAWLAVDENLSKYVAVKVGTADADCTEVDVLSLFTQSVAGHKDSEHNRSLVPVVLDRFSLNGPNGTHPCLVTLPARCSLRDAKEASGNSLLRLDVARSLAAQLVLAVSLVHSKGYAHGDLHLGNLLLQLPSSLDNLSIQQLYARYGEPEKEPVVRIDTQAPSTDPGVPSYAVPPVWLGVPSNEVTLGDARLILGDFGVAFRPADKSRFESYTPLVLRPPEAFFEPGTPLTLASDVWSLGCVLFELLAHRSLIDGFLAPQDEITAQQVELQGPMPPEWWGKWEERPRWYDDAARPLSNASDIWPWERRFEQWVQSPRRSRGMETMGEDERDALLKLLGWMLAWRPGERPDVLEVLEAEWMTRWALPTYQIGLDGV; this is translated from the exons ATGATCTCTCGTGCTCTGCAGGAAACCACCCGGCTACCGCGTCACATTCTTCCAAGGGTCCACGTTTCCCCCGCGAGGTTTTCATTTCCACAGCGCATACGATCTCGCCTCTTCCAGTGCCACCACTACTCGGCCATGCCCGAACCAGCACCGCCGGTCGAGTACGGATACGTTGACGGGGTGGAGCATCTCGGCGACTATCGACCGGGCGGCTATCACCCAATCCACATCGACGACCGACTAAACGAGCGATACCGAGTCGTGCACAAGCTAGGCCACGGCACGTTTTCAACCGCCTggcttgccgtcgacgagaacTTGTCCAAGTACGTTgccgtcaaagtcggcaCCGCGGATGCGGACTGCACCGAGGTTGATGTCCTCTCCCTGTTCACGCAGAGCGTTGCAGGCCACAAGGACTCGGAACACAATCGCTCGCTggtccccgtcgtcctcgatcgCTTCAGTCTCAACGGGCCGAACGGCACTCACCCTTGCCTCGTCACCCTTCCGGCACGTTGCAGCTTGCGGGACGCAAAGGAGGCATCAGGTAACTCCTTGCTTCGGCTAGATGTCGCCAGGTCCCTCGCCGCGCAGCTCGTTCTGGCCGTCTCACTCGTCCACTCAAAAGGTTACGCCCACGGAG ATCTTCATCTTGGTAACCTTCTCCTACAGCTTCCCTCGTCTCTGGATAATCTTTCGATACAGCAGCTGTACGCACGGTACGGCGAGCCGGAGAAAGAGCCGGTGGTTCGTATAGACACACAAGCACCGTCAACGGATCCCGGAGTCCCGTCTTACGCGGTGCCTCCGGTATGGCTGGGCGTGCCAAGTAACGAAGTCACTCTAGGTGACGCCAGATTGATACTGGGCGACTTTGGAGTTGCCTTCCGTCCAGCCGACAAGTCTCGGTTCGAGTCCTACACGCCGCTCGTCCTCCGCCCTCCCGAGGCCTTCTTCGAGCCGGGAACGCCCCTCACGCTCGCCTCGGACGTTTGGAGCCTGGGCTGTGTGCTCTTCGAGCTTCTCGCCCACCGCTCGCTCATCGACGGCTTCCTCGCGCCCCAGGACGAGATCACGGCGCAGCAGGTCGAGCTGCAGGGGCCCATGCCGCCCGAGTGGTGGGGGAAATGGGAGGAGCGGCCGCGATGgtacgacgacgccgccagGCCCTTGAGCAACGCGTCCGATATCTGGCCGTGGGAGCGGCGGTTCGAGCAGTGGGTGCAGAGCCCGCGGCGGTCGAGGGGCATGGAGACGATGGGGGAGGACGAGCGGGACGCGCTGTTGAAGCTCTTGGGGTGGATGCTCGCATGGAGGCCGGGCGAGAGACCGGACGTGCTGGAGGTGCTGGAGGCGGAATGGATGACGCGGTGGGCTTTGCCAACGTACCAGATAGGTCTCGATGGGGTTTGA